GTCATCGAAATCTCCTGCCACTTACCGATGTGCGCTTTTCCTCCATAAATGGCGACGAAGGACTCGAAACGTGCGAACTGGCCAAGTAGCATTTCCATAATGTCGGGCATGACAAGATTCATCGTGGCACTCGCCTGGAGGGAGACCAGACCCGCCGCGACTGGTCGATAGTGAGTCAAGAGTGACGAGGGAGTCGTCAGGCCTCCTCCCTTCAGCATCTGCGCGCCGGTCATCATCTCAATGAAGAAGCTGTCAGCAGGATCGATAGAAGAAATCAACTCAATCTCGGCGAGCACGTCTGCTGGATCGTTTCCGTCGACATTGCCGACTGCGAAATTAACCTTGGGGTTTTTGCCATTCTTGTCGTCCCGCAACTCGAATGTAAGTAGTTGTGCAGGCGTGGTTGCATGCAGTCGCATCCAGCCTGTTGACGCCCCACTCGTCGCAGTGACTCCAGTAAGTGGAATCGAAATTTTGGTCGCTCCGTCGGTGTCGACGACTCGAAGAAGGAGGTCCGGGCGACGAGAGCCCTCCGCGAGCATGACACTCAACAGCGACTCTTCGTTGACTTCGCCGGCGAACGGGCCTCCGGATTGAACGGTTCTTGCACTTGCGTCAGTGAATGGGACACCCCACTCTCTCCAAAGCTTCACAGACTCGTACATCTCGGTGCCGGGCGGGTCAAGGAAGGTGACCCGGGTAGAAAGCGGCTCAAGCTCAGCAGCCTGGGCATGAGCCGGCTGTGTCGCCGCGGCCTCCGCTGCCGATTCAAGGACAGCTACAGCCGTTTCCCTGGCGTCTTCATGGTTCAGTCCCCATGCGACGCCTTCGAGGATAACGTGCTCAAGAGTCAGCTTCGTCAGGGAGCTCTGTCCATCGAGGGCATGGCCCGCGTTGGTCGTGGCTTCGAATAGTAGAAATGTCGGTGCCGTATCGTAGAGCGGGGATAGCATAATTTCCCCGCCCTTGCCGATGAGGATGGGACTGCCCCGGCTTTGCTTGACTCCTGACTTGTGAGGATACGTTCCTTGCAGCAAGGATATTGATATGCCTAAGCCTTTTCCCGCCGAGTTCCGCCGCGATGTTGTTTCCGTGGCTCGCAAGCATGAAGCACCGATCGCTCAGATCGCTAGGGATTTCGGGATCTCCGAGGCCACTCTGCATAACTGGCTCAAGAAAGCCGATATCGAGGACGGCACCCGCCCGGGTGTAAGCGCTGTTGAGGCGGCCGAGCTGCGGGATGTGAAGAAACGCATCCGGCTGCTGGAGCAGGAGAATGAGATCCTGCGTCGGGCCGCAGCGTTCTTCGCCCGGGAGCTGCCCCCAAAATGACGTTCCCGCTGGTCCTTGATCTTGCCGCGGACGGAGTCCCCGTCGCGGTGGCCTGCCGGGTGCTCGGCTTCTCCAAGCAAGCCTTCTACGCATGGAAGGCGGCTCCGGTGACGGACCGGGATTGGGCTGATGCGCATCTGATCAACGCCGCGCTAGATGTCCATCGCGACGACCCGGCGTTCGGGTACCGGTTCATTGCTGACGAGTTGAAGGACCAGGGACTGGCTGCGGGTGAGAACCGGGTCCAGCGCCTGTGCAGCAGCCAGCGAATCTGGTCCGTGTTCGCCAAGAAACGCGGCCTGACGCGCAAAGCGGGCCCGCCCGTCCATGACGACCTGGTCAAGCGGGACTTCACCGCAACGGCACCCAACCGGCTGTGGTTGACGGACATCACCGAGCACCGCACCGATGAGGGCAAGCTGTACCTGTGCGCAATCAAGGACGTGCATTCGAATCGAATTGTCGGCTACTCGATTGATTCACGCATGAAGGCGTCTCTGGCCGTTGCAGCTCTGCGCAACGCGGTGTCGCTAAGGTCGCCACAGGGGGCGGTGGTGCATTCGGATCGTGGCTCTCAATTTCGTTCCAACGCCTTCGTCCGGACCCTGAAGAGCAACGGGCTGACTGGGTCGATGGGGCGGGTGGGTGCGTGTGCTGACAATGCCGCCATGGAGTCATTTTTTGCGCTGCTGCAGAAGAACGTTCTGGACCGGCAGCGCTGGTCCACGCGGCAGGAACTGCGGCTGGCAATCGTGACCTGGATCGAGAAAACCTACCACCGGAAACGCCGACAACGACGACTTGGCCGGCTAACACCGATCGAGTTTGAGACAATGAATACCGGCCTCGAAGCCGCCTAGAAACACTAAACCCCGAGAGTCAATGAAACCCGGGGCAGTCCCGATCGAGTAGTTTTTTGAGTGTGCGTCCCCGTTTCCAATTAACAAGTTGAAGGTCACGGCTCGAAGTAAGTCGCGTTTGAACTCTTCCTCGTCAATGCTGTGAGGTGCTGCTATGGTCACCAGCCGGGTCAGGCGGGACGGTAATCCGGCCTGACTTTCTTCAAAAACATCGACTTCGTCAAGTGCAAGCGCCTGGAAGAAGTCTTCACTGTGCAGGACTTCGCCGCCGGGGGATAAGTCGAATCGCGTTACGATCAGCGCTTCACGCCCAGCAAGGGTCTCAATGTAAGCCTCCGCAGCTCTTAGACCTGCGGTTCGGGCAACTCGAAGGGCCCATTCCTCAGAGGGAAGCAGATGAGGGCCAGTGTAGTCTGACGGCCTGACGGTCTTGACGAGATGGGTTGCCGGCAAGTTGTTACCAGGCAGCGCCCATTCGTCTCCATTTCGCCTCAACATAACGGTGGACTCGATTGCGATCGCGAGGTCCTGATCTGTCAACGTGAGCGATTCGGGAAGCGCCTCGGCGAACTCACCAGCGGGGCGCACCTGGACGGCCCCGGTGATACCTATTGTTGGCTTAGATCGGGCAATATCCCCAGGCAACAGTTTGTCAAAGTAGAGAGATACTTGCGGCCCGCCGATGGGTATGTCTGAGACAGGAAGAGACAAGGACAGGCAGGGAGAGTTTACACCGTATTCAGAGACGACGTCCGCGTCGTATTGAAAAGACAGATCTGCATCGGAACGGGAAAGTACACCAACGTGGCGAGAATGGAGAAACACCTCGAATTTTGTACTCACCACTTGATCCAAAGGTGGCGAATTCTGTGGATTTGAGCGGCTTCACTGTAGAGGGCGCGACCCGAGGCGGTTGTGTCGAGACGGCCCAAAGGGCTGGGAACGGTAGGTAATAGCATGCGTTGATCATTTCACCAATACGGCTCCAGAACTGTCCCAGATCCTTGACACACCTCAATCTAGCCTGAGGCGCACTGGGTCTGATTGAAGCTCGTGTTATTCGATTCCGACCGGTTATTTCGCGGGCGGCCTAGACACCACAGAACGTGTCGTCGAACTCGGCAAGTGGCACGTCGCCGAGGTAGGCGTTGAGGCACTGCGTTTTGTACCAGGGCGCCCATCCGGGCTTCGCGAGTTCGAGGTCCTCGACTGTCTTCTGCGGCCCGGACCTTGCCAGGCCGCGGACGAGCTCGGTTTTGTGATGGTTGTTTACTGTGTCGGCCAGGGCGTTGTCGTTGCTTTAACCGGCTAATAATCGGTGGTGCTGCGCCATAACCGGACGCTCCGTCTGATGGAAGAGCCTCAACGCTTGAGACCATCAATTCCACGCCGGAAACAAAGTCCCGCCCCGCCATGACTTCAAAGAACCCATCCACCACTACCCTCCGACCCTGGCAGGCAACGCAAGACCACAGACACCCACAGCCAGGCTGCCAAGCCAATCGCGATCTAGACACTGACGATTCGTGCAGGACTGTGCGCGGAGGTGAACGTTTCGATGTCACACCTCCCAGGTATGGTCAAACCATGTACAACACAACAGGGACCCTCAGCAAGGACGTCAAAGACCCGAAGACCTCAATTGGTCAATACCTCCGAGTCACCTTTCCTAACATGAAGCCGCTACAGACTGAATACAAGGAGCTTGCTGGCGGTCTTGTCGTCGACTCGATGGGCGCCAACGCGGGTACCGTTGGGACTGCGTTCGATCTAGTCATTCGTCTAATGATCAAACCGGATGTTACCCCGAAGTCAACACTCGCTCTCTACCCCTTCAACACGACCTATCACTAGGTTGTGAACGATCTGGCTAGCATCGCTGGTCGGTCAGACGATGAAGAGCTGGCCACTCGGGCCGTCTGGGCACTCGCCCTTTGCGTCAATGCGTACCGGGCGGGTCCTGCATGGGCTCCGCTTGATCCAGATTTGGTGGACAGCGGCAACTTTTTCGTCGACACGATGCTTGAGCAAGCCGACGATAACGCTGTCGCCGAGCTACTCGCATTGAAAAAACTGGCCGAATTACGTCTGATTCCAAAACTTGCTGGCCCGTTTAGCCTTGGCCCAACATTTGAACTTTCCAAGCCCGGCGCTTCCCAGCGAATCGGAGCTGAAGCCGACCTCGTGGCAGGAGGTCTACTACTGGACATTAAGACTATTCTTGCCCCCAAGAACAGGGCAGGACTTCGTCCAGATGTGCTTAAGCCCGATAGCGTCTATCAGCTTCTGGGCTATGCGCTACTGGATTACTCCAATCAATACAACATCGAACAGCTCGGCATTTACTCGGCTCGTTACGGATCGCTGATCGAGTGGCCACTCGAGCGGGCCACCTCGCTTCTGTCCGGCGGGAAGTTCGATCTCTCCGTAGCGCGCCAAGAAGTCTGGGACCTAATGCAGCAAGAACTGGCCTAGTACACCACATCTGTATTGAACCTGCGACTATGAGGGGGAGAAGTTGAGCAACAAAAAGTTGAAAGACTTATGTACGGCACGTTTTGCTGTTGTGGACGGAGGCGGGCGACGATCGCGAGAGTGGAAGCTGTGGACGTACGCATCCAGCCGTCCGTCAGATGAAGTCTACTTAGCTCCCAGAGACTGCGGTGAATCCCTGAAGATCAGCATGCATTCAAAGGGTGAAAGTCAACTCGGCCTCGGGCCCAATATGCGAGGGCAATTGGCTTCGATTGACCGTCACGCTTTGGACCGATGGAGGGATAGCAACAACGGCGAAAAATGGAGAATCGCTTATGGTCTCTACTTCCCGTACGCAGAACTTCGTGATGGACCAACGCTTGAGTCTGGGAGCTTCAGGGTTCCAGTATCGAAGGCCAGTGAATGCACGCTAATGCTTGTAGTCATCTCCGAAGAAAAAACCGGTCCCAGTGCACTCATTTCAGCGTTGAGCAGTACAGGCGACTTCTCACTAGTTGCTAGGTTGCCCAGGGCTTCAGGCGGTGAGGTGTACCTGCTAGCCGGTGAAATCCCAAACCCTTCCACAGCAATCGCAAATGCCAAGAAATTGCTCACGATGCCTAGCAAGATATGGGAGCTCCCGTACGCCATGGGGACGGATCGAGCCTTCGCTGCATATTTCGACGTACATCCAATGACAAGACAACGATTCGCCCTCGAGATTGCCCTTGACGAATTTGTTGTGCCCAAGGCGCCGCTGGTCTATGAGAAGTTCAGGGGAACTGTAAGTGCTTGGAATGCTGTGCTACTGGCTCAAAAACCAGAAGTGTGCAGCCTCTTATGCATCGAAAAGGACGGAACAGAGAGAATATACGTCAACCAAGGCATGCGCTGTAGTCACGAAAATCTCTTCACCCGTGCGCATGATGTGCTTGACGCCTTCCACAACGATGGACCAGATCGCGGTTGGACGAAGAGAAACGACGGTGTTTGGATGACCCGCCTCGTCTCGCCGAAGCTAGCGGAACGCCAATGGGCAGCCGATCCGGACGGACGTTCCACGGGTCTTCCAGGATGGACCTACAAGGGGCCGCAGGAAGGCCACTTCATACCGGAGGATGTTGAGCGAAACATTCGCGAAAACACATTGTCAGAGGCAATTTGCATCACAGGTGGGCATATTCTCTACGACGTGAGTAGGCCCCAGCCGTTGCTTCGGATTGGCTATTTTGACGAACAGCTAATCCCTCGAGAGCATCAATTCTATTCAAGTACCTCAGTAGAAGGCTGAGGACATCCGCATGCTGTTGAGCTGCATCGTCGGCCCCTACAGCGTCGAATAAGGAGAAGGATTCAAGATTTCCAGTAACAAGCCGACAATGAAGAAGCTGTCGAAGAAGAGGAGCCTGGGTGTATTCGTGAAAATGAATACTGAGGGTTGCGCACGAAAGTTGCTGTCAATCTACGTCAACAAACGCGATGGCGGGGTGATGGTTTCTCCCTACTTAGAAAACTGGGGAGAAACAACTTGTTCGCGACTCACTCACTCTCCGTCTGACGGATTGCTACCAGTCAGGGAGAGCTACGTGACTACCCGGCCTGACAACCCTCCAAAATTTCACTACCATCGCTCCGGCATGTCCTCAGTCCAGCCGGTGAAGTTTGAGAGAGGTGACGGCCGCCAGACGATTCATCTACCTTCAATGGACGAGTTGGATGGAGTTCAGATCTTCTCGCTTGCCGCGCGGCTACCCCATTATCTGCCATGGAATCATAGGCCGCGGCAAGGTGACATTGTCTATTTTCTGGACACGCCCGGTATTCAGTCCTTGTACATGAGCGGCATTATTTATGATCGTGACAAAATTCCGTCGGAGAGCGTTGGAACTCAACAAGATGGCGAACCAGTAGTCCTCACGTCAGGCGATAGGAACGCTTTTCTAATCGACTTATCGGGCTATGGCGTTGAAGCGATCTTGAGCCTTCATTTCGGACCTAGACCTCAGGATTTGCCCCATTTCGCCGCTGATTTTAGCTTGGTCAGCACCCATCAAGACCATCTCTACATCGAAGGGGCAATAGCAATTCACGCAGGGCCGGGCATTCCCTTCCTTGGGATGATGTCGCCGATTCCCTCACTGAGCGAATTCCATCGAACAGACGCTCTTGATCTGGTAGAGAACGAACACAGAATCACCAATCGAAATCCGTGAGTGCTCTGTAGTTGGGTCGGCCTCAGCGAATGCCAGCCCAGACGTGAGTAGACGGGGACGACGTGCTGATCCATTAGGTTCCACTGGGTTTACCCGTCGCCAAAAGCCTGCAGTACCTCTGTGTTGTCGGGCGCTTCGTGCGTTTTCTGCACGTAGTGCTTGCTGGTGATCTTTTCGTTTGAGTGCCCGAGCTGTGCCGTGGCGGCGGCAATACCCTGGGTGTTGGAAAGGATCGTACCGACCGACTTCCTGAACGTGTGCGGCGTGATCCAGTCATACCCAAGGGATTCTCTGACCTCTCGCCATTGCTTGCGAAAGCTATTTGGATCACGGATCGTTCCCACGCTGGAGGCAAAGACCATGCCAAGGTCGTTGGTTCGCGCAGTGTCGGATTGACGCTTGCGGAGGATTTCAACGGCGAAGGACGGCAGGAAGTACCTCTGCCGTGAGTTGGAACTCTTCGGATGGTCTTGAATCTTCAGGCCACTTGTGCTTTTGATTATGATGACGGTCCCATTGACCGTCAAGGTGGGCTTTACTGCATCGAGGTCTACGTCCGTCCAGTGAAATCGCAAGGGCCTGGCTGATGCGGGCGCCGGTGGCCAGCATAATGTCCACAACTTCCAGGATGCCCGTCACCGGCAGCCCGTCGGGACGCCTGGTCTGCTGCTGCCACGCATACACGCCCTTACCAAGGGTTTGACGCGACACTTGAAGTGACGACGTCGGCAAAAATTGTGGCTGACGCGTACACTTCCGGTATGACCTGGCGCAAGATGAACCTCTCCATCAAATTCTCTTGATCGTCTTGTTTTCCGCCGTGGTAGGTGCCATAGCTGCCGTAGCGGTTGCGGTTGGCATGAACATGACCGACTCACGTACCACCTCCATACAAGAAATACCTACCGCTAAGCCGACGCCGTCCGTTACTACACTTGTTGCCAAGCCCCCGCGTACTAGAGCCCCCGAGACCGTAAGAACGCCTGCACCTTCGCCAGCGGAGTCTATTCAGGAGTTGCCACCCTCAATAGCCACGATCGCCCCTGAAGTTATTGAAGCCGTGACCGCCACGCCGCTCGTATCTGCCCCGGAGACTCGACCGCCTGTGGATACATGCCCGTCCGGTACAGTCTCAGCGAGCTTGGATTCTATTATCTTCGAATTTCCGTACTCTACCCTTCCGAACGAGGTAACAGTCGTGGGACGTGGGACACTTCACAACGGCACGAGTGCGGCGGTCCAAGTCAACGAGCGTGATGTGCCAAACCTTGAGGGACTGAACGCCCGTGGACAGACGTCAGCGATTGCGCTTTACGGAGACTACGACTGGGCGCCCTCACCGGGAGTCCCTAGCGGTGGTGTTATTGTCGTGGAACCCGGTGAATCAGTTACCTACACGGTCAAGGACGACACTCTCGCGAGCAGTATTGCCGAGGTCACTCATTGGTATTCTTCAACAGAAAGCGGGTGGCTCCAGATGTACTTCAGCAATGCTGGTAGCCTCTGCAACGTTGCGGGAATGAATCCGGGTTCAGGGAAAGCAATCCCTAACGATTTCGTCCCCCGTGGTCCGTAGCTCCTAGTCGTCCACCGATTGCGGGTCGGTTCCCTATTTATCAGGTTCTGGAAATTCTCCGTTGTCGAGAATGGCAGCCAGGTCGCAATGCGCAGCCTGGGAGCGTCCTCCAATTATTGGGTTCCTGCAACTTCAGCAGCATCATGGGCCGGCATGAATGAACGGCACTTGCGGCCGCGGGCGCGAGGCTGGTCGCGGGAGGAAGGTTTTCCTGCTGGCTCTTGAAGAAGCGATGCTCGCCGTAGCTGGCGCGGCAAGTCGGGTGTCCAGCGGTGGCCCTGAACATTCTGCACTGGACTGCGACTGTCGACCTGGCTTCTTTGGCTTGTCTATTTCAGCCCCAATATTTGTCAGAATTCGCTGCCAATATGGTTGGATTCTTAGCTCTCGAATTGCTGTATCTTACTTGCCGAAACACAGGAGGTTCGGCCGTAGCTACTCGAGGGACAGCGATTGGGGCAGGGGCACTTGCCTACTTTGACTGCCTGAACGGCCCACCGACCATCTCGGATTACCCGAATTTATTGTCTCGGTACCAAAAAGGGGAGTTCGTTGTACTGAAAGGGGGAGTGAACTTGGAAGAAAACTTTGCTGAATTGGGGGAGTGGCAGGGGAATCGGCATCCAACATCCTCTACTCTGCAGGGCATAACCGCAGGTCAGAGGCCCTTTTGTGCCCCGGTGTCAAGGGCCATGAGTTTCTGCCCACCAGCGGTCAGGTTTTCTGCCCGCTGGTGGCCAGCAAAAGTGCCCGGATATGGCCATGAGATCTGCCCACAACTTTAGATTTGTGGTTGGCCATTCCGATCCAGTGTTTTAGCTCAGTTTCGTTACTCCCTTCCCCGCCAGGGCTTGGGTGAGCCTGACGGAGTCACCACTGGTCTGGCAGACATGGGCATGGTGCAGGAGCCGGTCAACTGTCGCTGTCGCCAGGGTTTTAGGCATGAGCTCGTCGAAGCCGGCCGGGTGCAGATTGGAAGAGATCGCGATGGAGCGTTTCTCGTAGGCGGCATCCACGACCCGGTAAAGTCCCTCGGAAGCATCAGTACCCACGGGCAACAAACCAATATCGTCAACCACCACCAAATCAGCGCGCAGCACCCGGGTGATAGCTCTAGTGACACTGTCATCGGTGCGGTGGGCGCGGATGAGCTGACCGAGGTCCTCGAGCCGGAACCACACCACACGTAAACCTTCTTCGACGGCTTGCT
The Arthrobacter alpinus genome window above contains:
- a CDS encoding tyrosine-type recombinase/integrase, encoding MTVNGTVIIIKSTSGLKIQDHPKSSNSRQRYFLPSFAVEILRKRQSDTARTNDLGMVFASSVGTIRDPNSFRKQWREVRESLGYDWITPHTFRKSVGTILSNTQGIAAATAQLGHSNEKITSKHYVQKTHEAPDNTEVLQAFGDG
- the istB gene encoding IS21-like element helper ATPase IstB, which codes for MNPINTTAPALPQDLEAMMRSLKMPHARTLAPELIATARAQRWEPVEVIKALFAEEIRGRAASMLATRRKAAGFPTGKTFDVWDPAASSIPAPTQQALRTLEWIRRGENLVVCGPSGTGKTFFLEALGQQAVEEGLRVVWFRLEDLGQLIRAHRTDDSVTRAITRVLRADLVVVDDIGLLPVGTDASEGLYRVVDAAYEKRSIAISSNLHPAGFDELMPKTLATATVDRLLHHAHVCQTSGDSVRLTQALAGKGVTKLS
- a CDS encoding IS3 family transposase (programmed frameshift), with the translated sequence MPKPFPAEFRRDVVSVARKHEAPIAQIARDFGISEATLHNWLKKADIEDGTRPGVSAVEAAELRDVKKRIRLLEQENEILRRAAAFFARELPPKMTFPLVLDLAADGVPVAVACRVLGFSKQAFYAWKAAPVTDRDWADAHLINAALDVHRDDPAFGYRFIADELKDQGLAAGENRVQRLCSSQRIWSVFAKKRGLTRKAGPPVHDDLVKRDFTATAPNRLWLTDITEHRTDEGKLYLCAIKDVHSNRIVGYSIDSRMKASLAVAALRNAVSLRSPQGAVVHSDRGSQFRSNAFVRTLKSNGLTGSMGRVGACADNAAMESFFALLQKNVLDRQRWSTRQELRLAIVTWIEKTYHRKRRQRRLGRLTPIEFETMNTGLEAA
- a CDS encoding type II toxin-antitoxin system HipA family toxin, whose protein sequence is MSTKFEVFLHSRHVGVLSRSDADLSFQYDADVVSEYGVNSPCLSLSLPVSDIPIGGPQVSLYFDKLLPGDIARSKPTIGITGAVQVRPAGEFAEALPESLTLTDQDLAIAIESTVMLRRNGDEWALPGNNLPATHLVKTVRPSDYTGPHLLPSEEWALRVARTAGLRAAEAYIETLAGREALIVTRFDLSPGGEVLHSEDFFQALALDEVDVFEESQAGLPSRLTRLVTIAAPHSIDEEEFKRDLLRAVTFNLLIGNGDAHSKNYSIGTAPGFIDSRGLVFLGGFEAGIHCLKLDRC